A single genomic interval of Drosophila virilis strain 15010-1051.87 chromosome 2, Dvir_AGI_RSII-ME, whole genome shotgun sequence harbors:
- the Atg17 gene encoding RB1-inducible coiled-coil protein 1 isoform X4 has product MMLYVFHVDVGRMLSFDMTVALSSVENLKETIQRLHGLPAANIVLLVSGGEMLTHSTQVSCYSAGTDTNPIFMFLTGDERLAPTIASGGSGSGGGSGAARTAGEVIDAELRRQVEENQPAVLETVRQRATLAQRLRELGRKEELLCERLVHEQHLQQQGWSAVVANMEDLTSEFSERFHNFCLAFDRHLEQRESYLELLRNFGDDLKQLARIPILPALMALAQADFHGFDELLGNDNVDEDVGQLQPETETEVGESGESVEKSSSSTSPNKKLKMGHEQEEQEETSNSRQQQQQHQLNLLQWISSKGNHAALQQMCDECVQGLDTFSLEIYEKLKLEVQNIIKSAKQSDVKEIKGLSDRLYRLDEFKYEIRKIVQVQREQATAFQQNESRAVNLRDNSVLPDLCLSHRSQLMVMRDNHIKIREYSRCIANSKEELGRNLNTRLRRIVWIENGMSEFDNRLLFYLRCLRRAERHISIIEQIHRAPSTYVAAVTEVVRRKIFSDEFRLWASRLSVDFDRIHSEEMERRRLFNDSFDGHFLNILFPGMADMPPTFANEHPELSFDTRLPQLSCSDIELLSAQLPDLATQLQLPDMAPVLQFFEQRHKTAAQPEQMELAPTAVCQPVSTQSVSTSTSQYVEQIARSTATEQLLMLSASTLTDDNAGSVQRLRDALQDMSKLALQCLAMARSNLSSLRNELTRGYQDELQSQMQLLQEKWQLLRMQCEQREQQQAEQLEQLRQQLLAADQDKMTAVAQAREQLIHEHKTELESLRCRFKLMTSMERSPSDSSLEKLERPTSSASVASLDVEQLLAQQRQELLAQRERAISEAVEAERALWQSRQQLPPLNSESVMANVSILKDVLEDKERQLDLLREQNQLLTQESYQLKTRLEMLTNEDGNSWLKEKIDYLSRDKCRLEEELSQEKSKRLEMESSVAAMRSSTYELGAAGMSGTLTRSKSSGGGGGGGGSSSSSHRHITLEGCSKGDLVFVIWSMRHGQFMVVQDSLTLYFVHADSLPALQLTAPTTTASSSLPPGAEGPLAVAELNHIPLPYYAIGRIIDKEYCQARKDENRYRVSKGSKFYRIKLAPLSSRYPLRRERLECNKLNRRY; this is encoded by the exons ATGATGTTGTACGTATTCCATGTGGACGTCGGTCGCATGCTGAGCTTCGATATGACCGTTGCTCTGTCCTCGGTGGAGAATCTTAAGGAGACAATACAACGGCTACATGGCCTGCCCGCTGCCAATATTGTGTTGCTGGTTAGCGGAGGCGAGATGCTGACACACTCCACACAGGTGTCCTGCTATTCGGCGGGCACCGATACGAATCCAATTTTTATGTTTCTCACCGGCGACGAGCGGCTGGCGCCAACGATagccagcggcggcagcggcagtggcgGCGGCAGTGGCGCTGCCAGGACAGCCGGTGAAGTGATAGATGCAGAGCTGCGACGCCAGGTGGAGGAGAATCAGCCGGCTGTATTGGAGACGGTGCGTCAACGTGCAACGCTGGCGCAGCGCTTGCGCGAACTGGGCCGCAAAGAGGAGCTGTTGTGCGAGCGTCTGGTGCACGAGcagcatctgcagcagcagggctGGTCCGCGGTGGTGGCCAACATGGAGGATCTGACGAGCGAGTTCAGTGAGCGCTTTCACAACTTCTGTCTGGCCTTCGATCGTCATCTGGAGCAGCGCGAGAGCTACCTGGAGCTGTTGCGCAACTTTGGCGATGATCTCAAGCAGCTGGCGCGCATACCCATATTGCCGGCGCTGATGGCGCTGGCCCAGGCCGATTTCCATGGCTTTGACGAGCTGCTCGGCAACGACAACGTTGACGAGGACGTTGGGCAGCTGCAGCCGGAAACGGAGACTGAGGTGGGGGAGTCGGGCGAGAGCGTGgagaagagcagcagcagtacaTCGCCCAACAAGAAACTGAAAATGGGCCACGAACAAGAGGAGCAAGAGGAAACCTCCAATtcaaggcaacagcagcagcagcaccagctcAATCTGCTGCAGTGGATCAGCTCGAAGGGCAATCACGCGGCGCTGCAGCAAATGTGTGATGAGTGCGTCCAGGGCCTGGACACCTTCTCCCTGGAAATTTACGAGAAACTGAAGCTCGAGGTGCAGAACATCATCAAGAGTGCCAAGCAGAGCGACGTCAAGGAGATCAAAGGCCTGAGCGATCGTCTGTACCGTCTCGACGAGTTCAAGTACGAGATACGCAAAATCGTCCAGGTTCAGCGGGAACAGGCGACAGCGTTCCAACAAAACGAAAGCCGTGCAGTGAATCTGCGCGATAACTCGGTGCTGCCCGATTTGTGCCTCTCGCATCGCTCCCAGCTGATGGTGATGCGCGataatcatattaagataCGCGAATATAGTCGCTGCATAGCCAACTCCAAGGAGGAGCTGGGACGCAATCTGAACACGCGTCTGCGTCGCATCGTTTGGATCGAGAACGGAATGAGCGAGTTCGACAATCGCTTGCTCTTCTATCTGCGGTGCCTGCGGCGGGCCGAGCGCCACATCAGCATCATCGAGCAGATACATCGGGCGCCGAGTACCTATGTGGCGGCCGTTACGGAGGTGGTGCGTCGCAAGATTTTCTCGGATGAGTTCCGTTTGTGGGCATCGCGGCTGTCGGTTGATTTTGATCGCATCCACAGCGAAGAGATGGAGCGGCGGCGTCTCTTCAACGACAGCTTCGATGGCCACTTTTTGAATATTCTATTTCCGGGCATGGCAGATATGCCGCCCACGTTCGCCAATGAGCATCCCGAGCTCAGCTTTGACACACGTCTGCCCCAGCTGAGCTGCTCCGATATTGAGCTGCTGTCCGCCCAGCTGCCCGACCTGGCCACGCAGCTCCAACTGCCGGACATGGCGCCCGTCCTGCAATTCTTTGAGCAGCGGCACAAGACGGCAGCGCAACCGGAGCAGATGGAACTGGCGCCAACAGCTGTTTGTCAGCCTGTCAGCACACAAAGCGTGAGCACCTCCACCAGCCAGTATGTGGAGCAGATTGCGCGCAGCACTGCCACGGAACAGCTGCTGATGCTCAGCGCCAGCACGCTGACGGATGACAACGCTGGCAGCGTGCAGCGGCTGCGCGATGCCCTCCAGGACATGTCCAAGCTGGCGCTGCAGTGCCTGGCCATGGCGCGCTCCAATTTGAGCAGCCTGCGCAACGAGCTGACCCGTGGCTACCAGGATGAACTGCAGTCGCAGATGCAGCTGTTGCAGGAaaagtggcagctgctgcgcatGCAGTGCGAGCaacgggagcagcagcaggcggagcAGCTGGAGCAATTGCGTCAACAGCTGCTGGCGGCGGACCAGGATAAGATGACGGCCGTAGCCCAGGCACGCGAGCAGCTAATACACGAGCACAAAACGGAGCTGGAATCGCTGCGCTGCCGCTTCAAGCTGATGACCTCAATGGAGCGTTCGCCGTCGGACAGCAGCCTGGAGAAGCTGGAGCGGCCCACGAGCAGCGCCAGTGTGGCCAGCCTGGATGTCGAGCAGCTTCTGGCGCAGCAGCGACAGGAGTTGCTCGCCCAACGGGAGCGCGCCATCAGCGAAGCTGTCGAGGCCGAGCGCGCTCTCTGGCAGTCGCGGCAACAGTTGCCGCCACTGAACTCAGAATCTGTGATGGCCAATGTGTCCATATTGAAGGATGTTCTAGAGGACAAGGAGCGACAGCTGGATTTACTGCGTGAACAAAATCAATTGCTCACACAGGAGAGCTACCAGCTGAAGACGCGCCTCGAGATGCTCACCAATGAGGATGGCAACAGCTGGCTAAAGGAGAAGATCGACTATCTGAGCCGCGACAAGTGCCGGCTGGAGGAGGAGCTCAGCCAGGAGAAGAGCAAGCGGCTTGAAATGGAGTCCAGTGTGGCTGCAATGAGAAG TTCCACTTATGAACTGGGCGCTGCAGGCATGAGCGGCACACTGACGCGCTCCAAGTCaagtggcggtggcggtggcggcggtggctcCTCCTCGTCGAGTCATCGCCACATCACGCTCGAGGGCTGCAGCAAGGGCGATTTGGTGTTTGTGATTTGGAGCATGCGGCATGGCCAGTTCATGGTCGTGCAGGATTCGCTCACCCTTTACTTTGTGCATGCGGACAGTTTGCCTGCTCTGCAACTGACGGCGCCTACGACGACGGCATCTTCTTCTCTGCCGCCTGGCGCCGAGGGACCACTGGCTGTCGCGGAACTAAATCACATACCGCTGCCCTACTACGCCATCGGGCGCATCATCGACAAGGAGTACTGCCAGGCGCGCAAG GACGAGAATCGTTATCGTGTCAGCAAGGGCTCCAAATTCTATCGGATCAAGCTGGCGCCATTGTCCTCGCGTTATCCGTTGCGTCGCGAGCGTTTGGAATGTAA CAAGCTCAATCGGCGTTATTAG
- the Atg17 gene encoding RB1-inducible coiled-coil protein 1 isoform X3, which translates to MMLYVFHVDVGRMLSFDMTVALSSVENLKETIQRLHGLPAANIVLLVSGGEMLTHSTQVSCYSAGTDTNPIFMFLTGDERLAPTIASGGSGSGGGSGAARTAGEVIDAELRRQVEENQPAVLETVRQRATLAQRLRELGRKEELLCERLVHEQHLQQQGWSAVVANMEDLTSEFSERFHNFCLAFDRHLEQRESYLELLRNFGDDLKQLARIPILPALMALAQADFHGFDELLGNDNVDEDVGQLQPETETEVGESGESVEKSSSSTSPNKKLKMGHEQEEQEETSNSRQQQQQHQLNLLQWISSKGNHAALQQMCDECVQGLDTFSLEIYEKLKLEVQNIIKSAKQSDVKEIKGLSDRLYRLDEFKYEIRKIVQVQREQATAFQQNESRAVNLRDNSVLPDLCLSHRSQLMVMRDNHIKIREYSRCIANSKEELGRNLNTRLRRIVWIENGMSEFDNRLLFYLRCLRRAERHISIIEQIHRAPSTYVAAVTEVVRRKIFSDEFRLWASRLSVDFDRIHSEEMERRRLFNDSFDGHFLNILFPGMADMPPTFANEHPELSFDTRLPQLSCSDIELLSAQLPDLATQLQLPDMAPVLQFFEQRHKTAAQPEQMELAPTAVCQPVSTQSVSTSTSQYVEQIARSTATEQLLMLSASTLTDDNAGSVQRLRDALQDMSKLALQCLAMARSNLSSLRNELTRGYQDELQSQMQLLQEKWQLLRMQCEQREQQQAEQLEQLRQQLLAADQDKMTAVAQAREQLIHEHKTELESLRCRFKLMTSMERSPSDSSLEKLERPTSSASVASLDVEQLLAQQRQELLAQRERAISEAVEAERALWQSRQQLPPLNSESVMANVSILKDVLEDKERQLDLLREQNQLLTQESYQLKTRLEMLTNEDGNSWLKEKIDYLSRDKCRLEEELSQEKSKRLEMESSVAAMRSSTYELGAAGMSGTLTRSKSSGGGGGGGGSSSSSHRHITLEGCSKGDLVFVIWSMRHGQFMVVQDSLTLYFVHADSLPALQLTAPTTTASSSLPPGAEGPLAVAELNHIPLPYYAIGRIIDKEYCQARKDENRYRVSKGSKFYRIKLAPLSSRYPLRRERLECNSKLNRRY; encoded by the exons ATGATGTTGTACGTATTCCATGTGGACGTCGGTCGCATGCTGAGCTTCGATATGACCGTTGCTCTGTCCTCGGTGGAGAATCTTAAGGAGACAATACAACGGCTACATGGCCTGCCCGCTGCCAATATTGTGTTGCTGGTTAGCGGAGGCGAGATGCTGACACACTCCACACAGGTGTCCTGCTATTCGGCGGGCACCGATACGAATCCAATTTTTATGTTTCTCACCGGCGACGAGCGGCTGGCGCCAACGATagccagcggcggcagcggcagtggcgGCGGCAGTGGCGCTGCCAGGACAGCCGGTGAAGTGATAGATGCAGAGCTGCGACGCCAGGTGGAGGAGAATCAGCCGGCTGTATTGGAGACGGTGCGTCAACGTGCAACGCTGGCGCAGCGCTTGCGCGAACTGGGCCGCAAAGAGGAGCTGTTGTGCGAGCGTCTGGTGCACGAGcagcatctgcagcagcagggctGGTCCGCGGTGGTGGCCAACATGGAGGATCTGACGAGCGAGTTCAGTGAGCGCTTTCACAACTTCTGTCTGGCCTTCGATCGTCATCTGGAGCAGCGCGAGAGCTACCTGGAGCTGTTGCGCAACTTTGGCGATGATCTCAAGCAGCTGGCGCGCATACCCATATTGCCGGCGCTGATGGCGCTGGCCCAGGCCGATTTCCATGGCTTTGACGAGCTGCTCGGCAACGACAACGTTGACGAGGACGTTGGGCAGCTGCAGCCGGAAACGGAGACTGAGGTGGGGGAGTCGGGCGAGAGCGTGgagaagagcagcagcagtacaTCGCCCAACAAGAAACTGAAAATGGGCCACGAACAAGAGGAGCAAGAGGAAACCTCCAATtcaaggcaacagcagcagcagcaccagctcAATCTGCTGCAGTGGATCAGCTCGAAGGGCAATCACGCGGCGCTGCAGCAAATGTGTGATGAGTGCGTCCAGGGCCTGGACACCTTCTCCCTGGAAATTTACGAGAAACTGAAGCTCGAGGTGCAGAACATCATCAAGAGTGCCAAGCAGAGCGACGTCAAGGAGATCAAAGGCCTGAGCGATCGTCTGTACCGTCTCGACGAGTTCAAGTACGAGATACGCAAAATCGTCCAGGTTCAGCGGGAACAGGCGACAGCGTTCCAACAAAACGAAAGCCGTGCAGTGAATCTGCGCGATAACTCGGTGCTGCCCGATTTGTGCCTCTCGCATCGCTCCCAGCTGATGGTGATGCGCGataatcatattaagataCGCGAATATAGTCGCTGCATAGCCAACTCCAAGGAGGAGCTGGGACGCAATCTGAACACGCGTCTGCGTCGCATCGTTTGGATCGAGAACGGAATGAGCGAGTTCGACAATCGCTTGCTCTTCTATCTGCGGTGCCTGCGGCGGGCCGAGCGCCACATCAGCATCATCGAGCAGATACATCGGGCGCCGAGTACCTATGTGGCGGCCGTTACGGAGGTGGTGCGTCGCAAGATTTTCTCGGATGAGTTCCGTTTGTGGGCATCGCGGCTGTCGGTTGATTTTGATCGCATCCACAGCGAAGAGATGGAGCGGCGGCGTCTCTTCAACGACAGCTTCGATGGCCACTTTTTGAATATTCTATTTCCGGGCATGGCAGATATGCCGCCCACGTTCGCCAATGAGCATCCCGAGCTCAGCTTTGACACACGTCTGCCCCAGCTGAGCTGCTCCGATATTGAGCTGCTGTCCGCCCAGCTGCCCGACCTGGCCACGCAGCTCCAACTGCCGGACATGGCGCCCGTCCTGCAATTCTTTGAGCAGCGGCACAAGACGGCAGCGCAACCGGAGCAGATGGAACTGGCGCCAACAGCTGTTTGTCAGCCTGTCAGCACACAAAGCGTGAGCACCTCCACCAGCCAGTATGTGGAGCAGATTGCGCGCAGCACTGCCACGGAACAGCTGCTGATGCTCAGCGCCAGCACGCTGACGGATGACAACGCTGGCAGCGTGCAGCGGCTGCGCGATGCCCTCCAGGACATGTCCAAGCTGGCGCTGCAGTGCCTGGCCATGGCGCGCTCCAATTTGAGCAGCCTGCGCAACGAGCTGACCCGTGGCTACCAGGATGAACTGCAGTCGCAGATGCAGCTGTTGCAGGAaaagtggcagctgctgcgcatGCAGTGCGAGCaacgggagcagcagcaggcggagcAGCTGGAGCAATTGCGTCAACAGCTGCTGGCGGCGGACCAGGATAAGATGACGGCCGTAGCCCAGGCACGCGAGCAGCTAATACACGAGCACAAAACGGAGCTGGAATCGCTGCGCTGCCGCTTCAAGCTGATGACCTCAATGGAGCGTTCGCCGTCGGACAGCAGCCTGGAGAAGCTGGAGCGGCCCACGAGCAGCGCCAGTGTGGCCAGCCTGGATGTCGAGCAGCTTCTGGCGCAGCAGCGACAGGAGTTGCTCGCCCAACGGGAGCGCGCCATCAGCGAAGCTGTCGAGGCCGAGCGCGCTCTCTGGCAGTCGCGGCAACAGTTGCCGCCACTGAACTCAGAATCTGTGATGGCCAATGTGTCCATATTGAAGGATGTTCTAGAGGACAAGGAGCGACAGCTGGATTTACTGCGTGAACAAAATCAATTGCTCACACAGGAGAGCTACCAGCTGAAGACGCGCCTCGAGATGCTCACCAATGAGGATGGCAACAGCTGGCTAAAGGAGAAGATCGACTATCTGAGCCGCGACAAGTGCCGGCTGGAGGAGGAGCTCAGCCAGGAGAAGAGCAAGCGGCTTGAAATGGAGTCCAGTGTGGCTGCAATGAGAAG TTCCACTTATGAACTGGGCGCTGCAGGCATGAGCGGCACACTGACGCGCTCCAAGTCaagtggcggtggcggtggcggcggtggctcCTCCTCGTCGAGTCATCGCCACATCACGCTCGAGGGCTGCAGCAAGGGCGATTTGGTGTTTGTGATTTGGAGCATGCGGCATGGCCAGTTCATGGTCGTGCAGGATTCGCTCACCCTTTACTTTGTGCATGCGGACAGTTTGCCTGCTCTGCAACTGACGGCGCCTACGACGACGGCATCTTCTTCTCTGCCGCCTGGCGCCGAGGGACCACTGGCTGTCGCGGAACTAAATCACATACCGCTGCCCTACTACGCCATCGGGCGCATCATCGACAAGGAGTACTGCCAGGCGCGCAAG GACGAGAATCGTTATCGTGTCAGCAAGGGCTCCAAATTCTATCGGATCAAGCTGGCGCCATTGTCCTCGCGTTATCCGTTGCGTCGCGAGCGTTTGGAATGTAA CAGCAAGCTCAATCGGCGTTATTAG